Within Palaemon carinicauda isolate YSFRI2023 chromosome 14, ASM3689809v2, whole genome shotgun sequence, the genomic segment TCTTGAAAATCCTTGTTGTAATGTGCACTGAAAGTTTTGTATAATTATATCCCGTTTGATGATTTAGGTTCCATTTTTGTTTAGGTTCTATTTTCGAGTTAACATTGTGAAATTTATTCGGGTCCATTCCCGCTCTATTTATGAAGTTTAGTGCCCATTCACTTTTAACTCTTAGTTTTGTAATATACACTACTCCCAAATATTTTCCCCTAAATTTTTGCGCCTTAACCATTTTAGGTACGAATTTTTTCCTATATTATATTCTTTAGCGCACACAGTAATAATAAGAGAATTTTCTCTTTTTGCTCAATATTACTTTTCTTGTTAGCCATATAACAATCTCTCGCTGCAGTCATCAAGCTCTCATTGCTCAACTATCAAAGTTTGGGCACAAGCTAGAGACCTTTATCGAACTTTGTTCGATAATAAAACCAGTTTGACGAACAATGTTCGGTTGTGTGGACGGAAACTTAGTTTCTTAAGTaggttatatagtttttttttttttcacaattctaaCCATCCTCTGAAATAAAGCTCGACAGATTACACCATTTTGTATGTAGTAAGAGTTATTCAGTAAAATCATTATCATACCTATTTTATCTTGACTATACCCTTCATTGCTTGATTTTATTTCAGCAGTGATCATACTGAAAGTTCCTAGTCTGCCAGTTGCGTATGTTACTTCTATCGATCAAACTTCttgcaaattattttttattaaacacTTTTACAGTACGAATTTTCATAACTTATTTTTAATCCTCCTTTATAGAGTCTCTTATCttcaattattatttgtttttcttaattctgTGTCTCGTGTGGTCGATATATCCCTAATAGGGTTCTATTCCTTCCATTCCTCTCCGAGCTGCATTATAATCTGGCTAATAATAGTGACTAAAATTACAATATAATAGTACAGCAGACAAGTTTTGAATTTACCATATACATGACCATCCGAAGATCACGTTGAATAAACTAGCTAAAATTTGTAGCTTcaaatattttaatgcaaattctaCCAATCAATGTAAATTAATGTATATTGTAAGTTTCTAAATCTATTAAGATAGCCTaaattatctttcataaaaatcatgattaaatttgacaaaattttatttgaaaatcaaaCCCAAAGGCTATATACGCATTTCCTAAGGGGGCCCAGGCAATGActaaaatgaaaatgttttcaCGACACCTTGTCAGATGGTTCCCCACATTTTATGCTAGAGAAGTAATTAAAAGCAGCGTTTGCTGCAATCTTGGTAAGACCTGCAATTATATATGTCTAGACTATCTAACCGATAGGCTATATCTAATTTGCAATTTAATGTTGGACATAAAGTTCCTATTTAGCAAAATTGAGAGGTAAATAAGACAGACTCACCAATTTGAAACTTATATTTGCTCAATACCTGTTCGCATATTTGAACAGCCTCGCGAGCCCAATAAATTTTGCTATTGAAATGACACTTAAATTTGTCTAAGTGGACATATTTTTATCAAAAATCCTAGAATTACTGAAAAACATCTGTTATTTCCACAATAACCTTAACATATAAAGTCCTTGGTTAAAAAACAtactaaaatattttacaaatcatCTTAGCTAAAACTAGAAAATAAGATACTAAGCACCATCAAGTTAAAGTTCAAATAAAAAAGCACAAAATATTTGATTATATCTTAAAACTACGAATGCTTCAGTAATTTAAAATTTAGTTAGACAAAAACTTTTAATACACTGCCCCACTTGCGGCGGCACCCTCCGCCCCACTTGCGGCGGCACCCTCCGCCCCACTTGCGGCGGCACCCTCCGCCCCACTTGCGGCGGCACCCTCCGCCCCACTTGCGGCGGCACCCTCCGCCCCACTTGCGGCGGCACCCTCCGCCCCACTTGCGGCGGCACCCTCCGCCCCACTTGCGGCGGCACCCTCCGCCCCACTTGCGGCGGCACCCTCCGCCCCACTTGCGGCGGCACCCTCCGCCCCACTTGCGGCGGCACCCTCCGCCCCACTTGCGGCGGCACCCTCCGCCCCACTTGCGGCGGCACCCTCCGCCCCACTTGCGGCGGCACCCTCCGCCCCACTTGCGGCGGCACCCTCCGCCCCACTTGCGGCGGCACCCTCCGCCCCACTTGCGGCGGCACCCTCCGCCCCACTTGTGGCGGCACCCTCCATGATAACTAGTGGCATCTCAACACTTCCATCAGATTCATTTTGTCTCGAGCTTTCAGCCTCAGCTGCAGTTGAATACAATAACCCCCGACGTTTATAAGAGCCACCATTTGCAGATTTTTTCCCATTGAATTTCCTTGGAAGCAAGTACACTGCATCAAAAGCCCCTGCTACTGGACGTATATACTTCTTACGCCCAGCTACCCGAAGAGCCGTTGGGTTACGAAGTATGTTAGTTTCAGCCACCCTGATTAGACTAGGATGTGCCAGGAGTCTTGGACGCCTATTGGTCCTATAATTTAAAGAAGCCTTGAACCCCTCTGCATCGCTTCTTGAGCGGGTTCTCGCAATACCAGAGCTTTTAGAGCTTCCATTACTAGAATTTCCATTACTAGAAAAGCTAGAGACCCCATTACTAGAAACACTTGTAATATCGTTGCTCGAGTGTTCGTTGCTAGAGTGTCCGTTGCTATCAGATTCTGTCTCCGTAGCTTTATCTACCCTAGAAGTTTCAGGCTGCTGTGTACACTTATCCGAAATGCCATTAGCAGAGTTAACCGTATTAAGCGCACCCTCTATTACACTTGCACTCTTAGCAAGTACCTCATTCAGGAGCCGGATGTTTTCTTCATAGTCCACACGTTGGAGAGCCTTGAGAAATTAATATTAGTTAGTTTATTTAACAGCTTGAATCAAATTAATACAGTGACATGGGTCTATTTTAGAATTACTATAGAAACGAGCTCTTTGGTTTGAGAAGAAGTGAAGACttcatagataaataaaaaaaaaaataggggaagaAACTTCacagatggaaaaaaaattaatgggcGAAATAGGGGACGAGACTTCATtgatggaagaaagaaaaaatagatggGCGACtgtgattttaaaaaaaaatggttgaagagACAAAACATGGGAGCGAGAAAAAGCATGGGAGCGAGAAAAAACATGGGAGCGAGACttcacagattaaaaaaaaagggggagggagtTCATAGATGAAGAAAAAAGACTGGGAGGGACTTCATAGAGGAAATAGAAGAGAGAATTAATCAAAGGATGTGGAGACttgatatattaaatttattttggtACTTCATtagatcatataaaaaaaaatatgaacaaaattcataaaaaaaactagtAATTTAGAAAGCATTGTCAACAATGCACTACGGAAACCACTttttatggagggggggggggggggggagagcattGATAACCTtatgttaggatgccagataaatcaatcaatcaatcaactagcTCTTTTCACATAGTCTGGTAGAAATAAAGGGCTTTTTTGTATCCTAGCACTGGTTATTAATGCAAATGTGCATTAACTGATTCCTAATTTGGTGTGTTCATTAATATTTTAAGACTATTCAATATATCATTCAGACATCTTATTACATACTCGATTGACAAAAACCAAAGTGAACGAAGTTTCCAAAAAAAATCCCATTAAGCAGAATGGAAAAATGTTACCCACCATATTCTTTCATCTATACCATGTGTATCTTAATCCCTTTTCCAATCCAAGTTAATTGTATTTATGATTCCACTGAAAATTTAAACCCTGTTCTTACTGATGTCAGGTAATGCATTCCAGTTAAAACAGacttaaaataaaataacatttcattGTAGTAAAGAGGGTAATTCAACTCAGATGACAAATATAGTTATTAATCTGGTCCCCTTATTTAGTAGATTTCATTGGCTAGAGTTCTTATTTTGCTAACTTTCGTCTTTGCTCTAGTATTGTAGGTAGAATCGAAGGGTTAACCATAGAAACATTTATGAAGAAATGTCTATGAATATTCTGCTAAGTAACTTATGAAAAACTgtaattaccaggattgactaataTAACTCTGGTTTGCAATCCAACTAATGTGCAATTACAAAACCAAAACTAGAGCTAGATAAAATGGGTAACTTCaagaaaggattactcctatacCAAGTACCAATTCATTCACACTGCTTACAATACATATTAAAGCCACAATGGAGTAGGATAAATGCAGTTGAAATTACTAAAGAGtacctttacataaaaaaaaatccgagAACCGCTGTACACCCTGCAGGTGACTAATTACTATAGGTCTACACCGAGAATACTTTCAGACTTGAAACAATTAGAACCAAGATTTAAATAAACTAAATTCTACAAACAAATCGAGCCAACATGCGAGTCAAATGTAGGTTCTAAAGGCCTCAAATATGAAGCTCCAAGACTAAtcagctcccactagacatctgagTGACTAGAGAATAACAGCCATTAACAAAGAATACGGTTACGATTCTCATTAAAACAATGTATACGACAAACTTATCTTTTAGATCCTTTATTGGGTAGGGTTTCATCGTTTAAGAGAACCATATAACCACCCTTGAAATTCAAGGAGGTAAAGTCTTTCTTTTGCTTAAAATATGACTAATTTAAGAATATCTGTATGCACAAATTTATACTATGAATGcattcttctaataataataaagcaatatgaacatttatGAGCCGCCTCTTGATCAAAATGTACTGAATTGCTTTTACAAGCTTATAAGTAGTCAAGTGTCCCCAGCGAACTATTATTAAGCAGTCTTATACAAATTGGCATTAACCACCGAATGATTTTCACGACAAAAAATTACTACATATCACGATAACGTTACTTATGACCAAATCATTTCTGCTCAGCCAAAAATCTGATTACCCGATTATTTAGCTCCTGATCATTTGGTTTCCTCCTAAGTTTGTAGGTGAAGAAGGAAACTATTAGCAAAACACCCAAGCCGATAAGGATGGTCCAGACGTCCAATTGTAGTAGACATCCGTCACTATGAAAACCCAATTCTCTTACACAGACCCACAGGCTCATCTGAAAAGTT encodes:
- the LOC137653211 gene encoding uncharacterized PE-PGRS family protein PE_PGRS10-like, which translates into the protein MSLWVCVRELGFHSDGCLLQLDVWTILIGLGVLLIVSFFTYKLRRKPNDQELNNRALQRVDYEENIRLLNEVLAKSASVIEGALNTVNSANGISDKCTQQPETSRVDKATETESDSNGHSSNEHSSNDITSVSSNGVSSFSSNGNSSNGSSKSSGIARTRSRSDAEGFKASLNYRTNRRPRLLAHPSLIRVAETNILRNPTALRVAGRKKYIRPVAGAFDAVYLLPRKFNGKKSANGGSYKRRGLLYSTAAEAESSRQNESDGSVEMPLVIMEGAATSGAEGAAASGAEGAAASGAEGAAASGAEGAAASGAEGAAASGAEGAAASGAEGAAASGAEGAAASGAEGAAASGAEGAAASGAEGAAASGAEGAAASGAEGAAASGAEGAAASGAEGAAASGAEGAAASGAEGAAASGAVY